In a single window of the Streptomyces cinnabarinus genome:
- a CDS encoding helix-turn-helix domain-containing protein, protein MSNKDLPAQEQLPFWAELVSRELAPLTLTSANPGPFTASASVLDLDSVRVAAFNNPPAHLRRTWADIRRSDPGTYQLTFVSGSPLWITQRRQDSGLVFGDMVLFDLSQPFEGEVPDRGINTEVVIMQVPREELPLPPDKVHRLLAQPLSTRTGMGAILARFLTTLDTYGPDCDPRDLTRLGAIALDLAGACMAQHLDAYDDLPAETRRQAMLARVNAFIDHNLTDPDLRPADIAAHHHISLRSLHTLFQEQGETVAASIRRRRLERCLTDLTDPRLHRRPISAIAARWGFLRPAEFSRAFRAAYAMTPREFRQAALNNK, encoded by the coding sequence ATGTCGAACAAGGATCTGCCCGCGCAGGAGCAACTGCCCTTCTGGGCCGAGCTGGTCTCGCGCGAACTGGCACCCCTCACCCTCACCAGCGCAAACCCGGGGCCCTTCACCGCGTCGGCCTCGGTGCTCGACCTCGACTCCGTGCGCGTGGCCGCGTTCAACAACCCGCCCGCACACCTGAGACGTACCTGGGCGGACATCCGGCGGTCCGACCCCGGCACGTACCAGCTGACGTTCGTCTCCGGCAGCCCGCTGTGGATCACTCAGCGGCGCCAGGACTCCGGGCTGGTCTTCGGTGACATGGTGCTCTTCGACCTCTCGCAGCCGTTCGAGGGCGAAGTGCCCGACAGGGGCATCAACACCGAGGTGGTCATCATGCAGGTGCCCCGCGAGGAGCTGCCGCTGCCACCGGACAAGGTCCACCGGCTCCTGGCCCAGCCGCTGTCGACCCGCACCGGCATGGGAGCCATCCTCGCCCGGTTCCTGACCACTCTGGACACCTACGGCCCTGACTGCGACCCGCGCGACCTGACCCGATTAGGGGCGATCGCGCTCGACCTGGCGGGTGCCTGCATGGCCCAGCATCTCGACGCCTACGACGACCTTCCGGCCGAGACCCGCCGACAGGCCATGCTGGCCCGCGTCAACGCCTTCATCGACCACAACCTCACGGATCCCGACCTTCGACCGGCGGACATCGCGGCCCATCACCACATCTCACTGCGCTCCCTGCACACGCTCTTCCAGGAGCAGGGGGAGACCGTCGCGGCCTCGATACGCCGACGCCGCCTCGAACGCTGCCTCACCGACCTCACCGACCCCCGGCTGCACCGACGGCCCATCAGCGCCATCGCCGCCCGGTGGGGGTTCTTGCGCCCGGCGGAGTTCAGCCGGGCCTTCCGCGCCGCGTACGCCATGACACCCCGGGAGTTCCGGCAGGCGGCACTGAACAACAAGTAA
- a CDS encoding class I SAM-dependent methyltransferase, with product MVETSTARFYDDLADDYHLIYPDWETSVQRQGQALDALIGQDRATVLDCACGIGTQAIGLASRGHLVTGTDLSARAAARAAREASRQGLSLRAAVADMRHLPFLDGRFDAVVCADNSLPHLLTEQDVHAALSQMHRVLRPDGALLVSTRPYDELLRDQRPASTPPQVHRIVDSAPADGETRTVTFQLWHWHDDGEHYDVEHFQLHPAGGEWQVKVRRTTYWALGRDRLAGIAAEAGFVDIQWRMPHESGFFQPLLAARADK from the coding sequence ATGGTCGAGACATCAACCGCGCGCTTCTACGACGATCTGGCCGACGACTACCACCTGATCTACCCGGACTGGGAGACGAGCGTCCAGCGGCAGGGGCAGGCCCTGGATGCTCTGATCGGTCAGGATCGTGCGACAGTGCTCGACTGTGCTTGCGGTATCGGCACTCAGGCCATCGGTCTGGCCTCGCGCGGGCACCTCGTCACCGGGACCGACCTCAGTGCTCGCGCTGCCGCCCGTGCCGCTCGGGAGGCTTCCCGCCAGGGCCTCAGCCTGCGGGCGGCCGTCGCGGACATGCGGCATCTCCCCTTCCTCGACGGCCGGTTCGACGCTGTCGTCTGCGCCGACAACTCCCTGCCGCATCTGTTGACGGAACAGGACGTGCACGCGGCCCTCAGCCAGATGCACCGCGTGCTGCGTCCGGACGGCGCGCTGCTGGTCAGTACGCGCCCCTATGACGAGCTGCTGCGCGACCAGCGCCCCGCTTCGACGCCTCCCCAAGTCCACCGGATCGTCGACTCCGCCCCCGCCGATGGCGAAACGCGTACCGTCACCTTCCAGCTCTGGCACTGGCACGACGACGGTGAGCACTACGACGTGGAGCACTTTCAGCTCCATCCGGCAGGCGGAGAATGGCAGGTCAAAGTCCGCCGAACCACCTACTGGGCGCTCGGCCGGGACCGGCTCGCGGGCATCGCGGCCGAGGCAGGATTCGTCGATATCCAGTGGCGGATGCCGCACGAATCAGGCTTCTTCCAGCCGCTGCTCGCGGCCCGCGCCGACAAGTAG
- a CDS encoding trypsin-like peptidase domain-containing protein codes for MSTADDSPRPGSATWVASIHALENDRRPLGSGLLIDGRRVLTCAHVVFDGGCQKPELWVAFPKAQGTRYRRVRVQSVVAPPAYKHEWEDVAVLILERPEPEGYAARLRQPENESLIHRRWWAFGFPDGMLGNSSDGVVGEELSYGWIRLDTGSRYPVKSGYSGAALWSPDYQAVVGIVGQAQGANGDARALTIRAVAEYLPDEKLHLLTGWTAEAADEGALAAWGWTLDKDPEAGLHWRPRARGVHKGSDRGFRFRGRTAALTVIRDWLVAVQPQRQVLVVTGSPGVGKSAVLGRIVTTADPGVAASLPRSDNAVRAVEGSVACAVHAKGKTALEAATEIARAASARLPAEVRDLPLHLRIALERTHRTGFTVIIDALDEAATSGQARQIIHEIARPLVEELDHLGVRVVVGTRGKDGDGSLLEAFGNPRVVDLDTSEYFAQADLAAYALATLQLHGDERPDNPYNDTRVAEPVAERIAELSDANFLVAGLVARARGMHDERPVSVSALTYTPQVDDALKGYLSMLPLLDGVPAAALMTALAYAEAPGTPIDLWQATIAALGHAAPSAERLAAFAQSSAANFLVETSADPTPVFRLFHQALNEALVRHRNVDEDEAAMARELLRIGQERGWSHAPAYLLRSLPAHAQRGRVIDDLLRDEVYALYADLSRLIPSATDASEPATRQRAQLLRKTPRAVNAPAAERAALYSVSEALHGLGSAYRDLDHHAPYRARWAVAQRSDEEALLDGHTGQVTALCRVRTSEGRLFLASASDDRTVRLWDPTTGSQHRLLEGHSAGVSRLCAVATADGRVLVASASHDRSIRLWDPTTGAQHHLLQGLSESVSTLCAVPTVDGRTLLGVAAGRIVHLWDPTTGTPCPPLIGHAGPVTALCAVATADGRILVASASDDGTTRLWDPVTGACERRLAPGPFSHKGVTALCTVPQENGADLLATASSHGGIWLWDPTTGTLERWYTGHTGSVAVLGTVETLNRRLLLVSASDDHSVQLWKPLPSSPNHVPRRFLGWARGQPVARPADEDPYAAGKRRERRWRIPTSSPEDVLQGHTDAVGALCVIETADGHTLLGSGSDDGTVRLWDPTTGTQHHLLEGHTAAVSAVCAVETSDGRRLVASASRDHTVRLWNPAPSTQQPAFERFIGCVDALCTMETPDGRTLLGSGSADGTLRLWDLASGTHERMLKGHSGPVNALCTINTPDGQTQLGSASDDGTLRLWNPATGARGSRLKGHTGPVTAVCVVPVSGDQVLLASASHDMTVRLWDPVTGQELRLLEGHTGTVTAVCTIPTSDGVLLASASDDHTVRLWNADTGVQHHLLKGHSGPVGVLCPVEAPDGSTLLGSGADDGSVRLWDPATGRPRHPLSGHSRKVNALCAVRTSDGHVRLASASHDMTVRLWDPATGAQHRLLEGHTGPVNALCTVPASNGVLLASSSHDRTVRLWNDMGTTVARIPVGAEPRRLIAADCLVISLDRGLLAVDVTAPG; via the coding sequence ATGAGCACGGCCGACGACAGCCCAAGACCCGGCTCCGCCACCTGGGTCGCGTCGATCCACGCCCTGGAGAACGACCGCCGCCCGCTCGGATCCGGACTTCTCATCGACGGCCGACGGGTACTGACCTGCGCACATGTCGTCTTCGACGGGGGGTGTCAGAAGCCTGAACTCTGGGTTGCCTTCCCCAAGGCGCAAGGCACGCGCTACCGGCGGGTCCGCGTGCAGAGCGTCGTCGCGCCCCCAGCGTACAAGCACGAGTGGGAGGACGTAGCGGTCCTGATCCTCGAGCGCCCCGAGCCCGAGGGCTACGCCGCACGATTACGGCAACCGGAGAACGAGAGCCTGATACACCGCCGCTGGTGGGCCTTCGGGTTCCCGGACGGCATGCTGGGCAACTCCTCCGACGGCGTGGTGGGGGAGGAGCTCTCCTACGGCTGGATCCGCCTGGACACCGGCTCCCGCTACCCTGTGAAGTCGGGCTACAGCGGGGCCGCCCTCTGGTCGCCCGACTACCAGGCGGTGGTCGGCATCGTCGGCCAGGCCCAGGGCGCGAACGGAGACGCCCGCGCCCTCACGATCCGGGCCGTCGCCGAGTACCTGCCCGACGAGAAGCTGCACCTGCTGACCGGCTGGACGGCCGAAGCGGCCGACGAGGGCGCGCTGGCCGCCTGGGGCTGGACCCTGGACAAGGATCCCGAGGCCGGACTGCACTGGCGGCCCCGGGCCCGAGGAGTGCACAAGGGCAGTGACCGTGGATTTCGCTTCCGCGGCCGCACCGCGGCGCTGACCGTGATCCGCGACTGGCTGGTGGCGGTGCAGCCACAGCGCCAGGTGCTCGTCGTCACCGGCTCGCCCGGAGTCGGCAAGTCCGCCGTGCTCGGCAGGATCGTCACCACCGCCGATCCCGGCGTCGCCGCGTCCCTCCCGCGCAGCGACAACGCGGTGCGCGCCGTGGAGGGTTCGGTGGCGTGCGCCGTACACGCCAAAGGCAAGACGGCACTGGAGGCGGCCACCGAGATCGCCCGCGCGGCCTCCGCGAGACTGCCCGCGGAAGTACGGGACCTCCCCCTGCATCTGCGTATCGCGCTGGAACGGACCCACCGCACCGGCTTCACGGTGATCATCGATGCCCTCGACGAGGCGGCCACCTCCGGGCAGGCCCGCCAGATCATCCACGAGATCGCACGCCCGCTCGTGGAGGAGCTCGACCACCTCGGCGTCCGCGTCGTCGTGGGTACCCGGGGCAAGGACGGCGACGGGTCCCTGCTGGAGGCGTTCGGCAACCCGCGCGTGGTCGACCTCGACACCTCGGAGTACTTCGCCCAGGCGGACCTCGCCGCCTACGCCCTGGCGACGCTGCAACTGCACGGCGACGAGCGTCCGGACAACCCCTACAACGACACGAGGGTCGCCGAGCCCGTCGCAGAACGGATCGCGGAGCTCTCCGACGCCAACTTCCTCGTCGCCGGCCTGGTCGCCCGGGCCCGCGGAATGCACGACGAACGGCCGGTGAGCGTCTCGGCGCTGACGTACACACCCCAGGTCGACGACGCGCTGAAGGGCTATCTGTCCATGCTCCCGCTGCTCGACGGGGTGCCCGCCGCGGCACTGATGACCGCCCTGGCCTACGCCGAGGCACCGGGCACCCCCATCGACCTGTGGCAGGCCACCATCGCGGCCCTCGGCCACGCCGCTCCCAGCGCGGAACGGCTCGCGGCCTTCGCGCAGTCCTCCGCGGCCAACTTCCTGGTGGAGACCAGCGCCGACCCCACACCTGTCTTCCGCCTCTTCCACCAGGCCCTCAACGAGGCCCTGGTGCGCCACCGCAACGTCGACGAGGACGAAGCGGCGATGGCCCGTGAGCTGTTGCGCATCGGCCAGGAACGCGGCTGGAGTCACGCCCCCGCCTACCTCCTGCGCTCCTTGCCGGCCCATGCGCAACGCGGTCGTGTCATCGACGATCTCCTGCGGGACGAGGTCTATGCCCTGTACGCGGACCTCAGCCGCCTCATTCCCTCGGCCACGGACGCCTCCGAACCGGCCACCCGGCAACGGGCTCAACTGCTGCGCAAGACCCCGAGGGCCGTCAACGCCCCTGCCGCCGAACGCGCCGCCCTCTACAGCGTCAGTGAAGCCCTGCACGGCCTCGGCTCGGCCTACCGCGACCTCGATCACCACGCTCCCTACCGGGCCAGATGGGCCGTCGCCCAGCGCAGTGACGAGGAAGCCCTGCTGGACGGTCACACCGGGCAGGTGACCGCGCTGTGCCGGGTGAGGACGTCCGAGGGCCGCCTCTTCCTCGCTTCCGCGTCCGACGACCGCACCGTACGGCTGTGGGACCCCACCACCGGCTCACAGCACCGCCTGCTGGAAGGCCACTCCGCGGGCGTGAGCCGGCTGTGCGCCGTGGCGACCGCCGACGGCCGCGTGCTGGTCGCTTCCGCGTCCCACGACCGCTCGATCCGCCTGTGGGATCCCACCACGGGCGCACAGCACCACCTGCTGCAAGGCTTGTCAGAAAGCGTCAGCACCCTGTGTGCGGTCCCGACCGTCGACGGCCGCACCCTCCTGGGAGTCGCGGCCGGCCGCATCGTTCATCTCTGGGACCCGACCACCGGCACACCATGTCCGCCCCTGATCGGCCATGCCGGACCGGTGACCGCGCTGTGCGCCGTGGCGACCGCCGACGGCCGGATACTTGTCGCCTCCGCGTCGGACGACGGGACGACACGGTTGTGGGATCCGGTGACCGGCGCCTGCGAACGCCGGCTCGCGCCAGGTCCCTTCTCGCACAAGGGCGTGACGGCGCTCTGCACGGTCCCGCAGGAGAACGGGGCGGACCTGCTGGCCACGGCGTCCTCCCACGGCGGGATATGGCTGTGGGACCCCACCACCGGCACCTTGGAACGGTGGTACACAGGACACACGGGATCGGTGGCCGTGCTGGGCACGGTGGAGACCCTCAACCGCCGCCTGCTGCTTGTCTCCGCCTCCGACGACCACAGCGTCCAGCTCTGGAAACCGCTGCCCAGCAGCCCGAACCACGTCCCCAGACGTTTCCTGGGCTGGGCCAGGGGACAGCCCGTGGCCCGACCGGCCGACGAGGACCCCTACGCCGCCGGGAAACGCCGGGAGCGTCGATGGAGGATTCCGACGTCCTCTCCCGAGGACGTGCTCCAGGGCCACACGGACGCGGTCGGCGCGCTGTGCGTGATCGAGACGGCCGACGGACACACGCTGCTGGGCTCCGGGTCCGACGACGGCACCGTACGGCTGTGGGACCCCACCACCGGCACCCAGCACCACTTGCTCGAAGGCCACACCGCAGCCGTCAGCGCCGTGTGCGCGGTCGAGACCTCCGACGGCCGGAGGCTGGTCGCCTCCGCGTCCCGCGACCACACCGTCCGGCTGTGGAACCCCGCCCCCAGCACCCAACAGCCCGCCTTCGAGCGTTTCATCGGGTGCGTGGACGCACTGTGCACCATGGAGACACCGGACGGCCGGACCCTGCTGGGCTCCGGATCTGCCGACGGCACCCTGCGGCTCTGGGACCTGGCGAGCGGCACCCATGAACGCATGCTGAAAGGCCACAGCGGCCCGGTCAACGCACTCTGCACGATCAACACCCCGGACGGCCAGACCCAGTTGGGATCCGCCTCCGACGACGGCACCCTGCGGCTGTGGAACCCCGCCACCGGCGCGCGCGGAAGCCGGCTGAAGGGCCACACAGGGCCCGTGACCGCCGTATGCGTGGTGCCCGTCTCCGGGGATCAGGTGCTCCTCGCGTCCGCGTCCCACGACATGACGGTCAGGCTGTGGGACCCCGTCACGGGACAGGAGCTCCGCCTGCTGGAAGGCCACACCGGAACGGTCACCGCCGTCTGCACGATCCCGACCTCGGACGGCGTGCTCCTCGCCTCGGCGTCCGACGACCACACCGTCCGGCTGTGGAACGCCGACACCGGCGTACAGCACCACCTGCTGAAGGGCCACAGCGGTCCTGTCGGTGTGCTGTGCCCGGTCGAGGCACCCGACGGCAGCACGCTGCTCGGATCCGGGGCCGACGACGGTTCCGTGCGGCTGTGGGATCCCGCCACCGGCAGACCGCGGCATCCGCTGTCCGGCCACTCCCGGAAGGTCAACGCCCTCTGCGCGGTGCGCACGTCCGACGGGCACGTCCGTCTCGCCTCGGCCTCGCACGACATGACGGTCAGGCTGTGGGACCCCGCCACAGGTGCACAGCACCGCCTGCTGGAAGGCCACACCGGACCCGTCAATGCCCTCTGCACCGTGCCCGCCTCGAACGGCGTGCTCCTCGCCTCTTCGTCCCACGACCGCACCGTGCGGCTGTGGAACGACATGGGGACGACGGTGGCCCGGATCCCCGTGGGAGCGGAACCGAGACGACTGATCGCCGCGGACTGCCTGGTGATCTCCCTCGACCGCGGGCTCCTCGCCGTGGACGTGACCGCGCCCGGGTGA
- a CDS encoding ferredoxin reductase family protein, protein MMATSDTVRTGTVLPVDAARWAMWTFVIANVAVVEGLFLSAGEGKNDVLTVAKWFGLHAALLLMFQLLLVARLPWLDRRIGMDRLTVWHRWVGFTLLWTILTHATLVVLGYATLDDTSMGKTFVALSGVPASLLGMLAASVIVVVAAISTRAVRRRLPYEVWHGLHLLLYVALGLSFVHQLQETTTFTSSAFAEAYWWCLWLFAFGALLTGRIALPLWRNAYHQFRVVNVVPESLNVVSVYVSGRHLDKFPARAGQFCIWRFPGHNNWWVANPFSLSAAPGGQGLRLTAKAVGGTSAGLRNVPVGSRAFVEGPYGAFTSLHRTRPGALLIAGGVGITPVRAMLEEQLTGDVVVLYRVRSEADAVLLNEVRHLVGLRGGRLHLITGRTGESGVPPFGPGNLHQLVPDITDRDVYVCGPPAMTTAVLSALRDLRVPTRQVHSERFGLA, encoded by the coding sequence ATGATGGCGACGAGTGACACGGTGCGGACGGGTACGGTGCTTCCGGTCGATGCGGCGCGCTGGGCGATGTGGACCTTCGTCATCGCCAACGTGGCGGTCGTGGAAGGGCTGTTCCTCAGCGCCGGTGAGGGCAAGAACGACGTGCTCACGGTCGCGAAGTGGTTCGGACTGCACGCGGCCCTGCTGCTGATGTTCCAACTGCTGCTGGTGGCGCGGCTGCCGTGGCTGGACCGCCGCATCGGGATGGACCGGCTCACGGTGTGGCACCGCTGGGTCGGCTTCACTCTGCTGTGGACCATCCTCACCCACGCCACGCTGGTGGTGCTCGGCTACGCCACACTCGACGACACGTCCATGGGGAAGACCTTCGTCGCACTCAGCGGTGTTCCGGCGTCCCTGCTGGGCATGCTCGCCGCGTCCGTCATCGTCGTGGTCGCCGCGATCTCCACCCGGGCCGTGCGGCGTCGGCTGCCGTACGAGGTGTGGCACGGGCTGCATCTGCTGCTCTACGTGGCTCTGGGCCTGTCGTTCGTCCACCAGTTGCAGGAGACGACGACGTTCACCTCCTCCGCGTTCGCCGAGGCCTACTGGTGGTGCCTGTGGCTGTTCGCGTTCGGCGCGCTGCTGACCGGGCGCATCGCCCTGCCGCTGTGGCGCAACGCCTACCACCAGTTCCGCGTCGTCAACGTCGTACCGGAGTCGCTGAACGTCGTCTCCGTGTACGTGAGCGGACGGCACCTGGACAAGTTCCCCGCCCGCGCGGGCCAGTTCTGCATCTGGCGGTTCCCCGGGCACAACAACTGGTGGGTCGCCAACCCCTTCTCCCTCTCGGCCGCGCCGGGCGGCCAGGGCCTGCGCCTGACAGCCAAGGCGGTCGGCGGCACCAGCGCCGGGCTGCGGAACGTCCCGGTCGGCAGCCGCGCCTTCGTCGAAGGACCGTATGGGGCCTTCACCTCCCTCCACCGGACCCGGCCCGGCGCCCTGCTGATCGCCGGCGGCGTGGGCATCACGCCCGTGCGGGCCATGCTGGAGGAGCAGCTGACGGGCGACGTCGTCGTCCTGTACCGGGTGCGCAGCGAGGCCGACGCCGTGCTGCTCAACGAGGTGCGGCACCTGGTCGGGCTACGGGGCGGACGGTTGCACCTGATCACCGGCAGGACCGGCGAGAGCGGCGTCCCGCCGTTCGGCCCGGGCAATCTGCACCAACTGGTCCCCGACATCACCGACCGCGACGTCTACGTCTGCGGCCCGCCCGCCATGACCACGGCCGTCCTCTCCGCCCTGCGAGATCTGCGGGTCCCCACGCGCCAGGTGCACTCGGAGAGGTTCGGCCTCGCCTGA
- a CDS encoding VOC family protein: MALRPVMVNVKALDAPAIGRFWAEALGWTAYSPGVTTYVGPSGGLVWPPDPAALGIDVVPVAAPKTTTKNRVHIDLATTSAAHQAELVARLRAHGATPAHIGQGTVPWTVLADPEGNEFCVLEPRDVYRDTGPIAAVVVDCADPRAMARFWGEALDWNVHEVTDDSAVLRSAKGVGPYLEFLRTPGAKTVPDRVHLDLLPYPGDDHAAEVSRLRALGATDLDLGQGDVPWTCLNDPEGHEFCVLAPS, from the coding sequence ATGGCACTGCGTCCTGTGATGGTGAACGTAAAGGCTCTTGATGCGCCGGCGATCGGCCGGTTCTGGGCGGAGGCGCTCGGCTGGACTGCCTACAGTCCCGGCGTGACCACCTACGTCGGACCCTCCGGCGGCCTCGTCTGGCCGCCGGACCCGGCCGCCCTCGGCATCGACGTCGTTCCCGTCGCGGCACCCAAGACGACAACGAAGAACCGTGTGCACATCGACCTGGCCACCACCTCCGCGGCCCATCAGGCGGAGTTGGTGGCACGGTTGAGGGCTCACGGGGCAACGCCCGCCCACATCGGGCAGGGCACTGTGCCGTGGACGGTCCTCGCCGACCCCGAGGGCAACGAGTTCTGCGTGCTGGAGCCTCGGGACGTCTACCGGGACACCGGGCCGATCGCCGCGGTGGTGGTCGACTGTGCGGATCCACGAGCCATGGCCCGGTTCTGGGGCGAGGCGCTGGACTGGAACGTGCATGAAGTGACCGATGATTCGGCGGTGTTGCGCTCCGCCAAGGGTGTCGGCCCGTATCTCGAATTCCTCCGCACGCCCGGCGCGAAGACCGTGCCGGACCGCGTCCATCTCGACCTGCTGCCGTACCCCGGCGACGACCACGCGGCGGAGGTGTCCCGGCTGCGGGCCCTCGGTGCCACCGATCTCGACCTCGGCCAGGGCGACGTCCCGTGGACCTGCCTCAACGACCCGGAGGGCCACGAGTTCTGCGTGCTCGCCCCGTCCTGA
- a CDS encoding CU044_2847 family protein, whose amino-acid sequence MASQIVSYEVDDGTRIRFEIEPTDEWHQVSSEESLGRIRAAVAPAVEGARAVLEQVKALQPGEVQVKFGVKVTGTANWLVAKAATEANFEITLTWPGQSQNTP is encoded by the coding sequence GTGGCATCACAGATCGTCTCGTACGAAGTCGACGACGGTACGCGGATCCGATTCGAGATCGAGCCGACCGACGAGTGGCACCAGGTCAGCTCCGAGGAGAGCCTCGGCCGGATCAGGGCAGCGGTGGCCCCCGCCGTCGAGGGCGCCCGGGCGGTACTGGAGCAGGTGAAGGCACTGCAACCCGGCGAAGTACAGGTCAAGTTCGGAGTGAAGGTGACCGGCACGGCGAACTGGCTCGTCGCCAAGGCGGCGACCGAGGCGAACTTCGAGATCACCCTCACCTGGCCCGGGCAGTCCCAGAACACCCCATGA
- a CDS encoding VOC family protein: MTSIKQVQITFDCAEPERVARFWAEALGYVLPPPPEGFASWDDFDRAAPAEHVGPASAACADPTGVGPRLYFQRVPEGKVVKNRVHLDVRVGTGLVGEERVAALEAECARLIAFGAVRLRLLRADGVNESCLLMQDIEGNEFCLD, encoded by the coding sequence ATGACGTCGATCAAGCAGGTCCAGATCACCTTCGACTGCGCGGAACCGGAGCGTGTCGCTCGATTCTGGGCCGAGGCGTTGGGGTACGTGCTGCCGCCGCCACCGGAGGGGTTCGCGAGCTGGGACGACTTCGATCGCGCGGCGCCCGCTGAGCACGTGGGTCCGGCCTCCGCGGCCTGCGCCGATCCCACCGGTGTGGGACCGCGCCTGTACTTCCAGCGCGTTCCCGAGGGCAAGGTCGTCAAGAATCGGGTGCATCTCGATGTGCGGGTCGGCACCGGGCTCGTCGGTGAGGAGCGGGTGGCCGCGCTGGAGGCCGAATGCGCACGACTGATCGCTTTCGGCGCGGTACGCCTGCGACTGCTGCGTGCCGACGGGGTCAACGAGTCGTGTCTGCTGATGCAGGACATCGAGGGCAACGAGTTCTGTCTCGACTGA